The following coding sequences lie in one Sinorhizobium fredii USDA 257 genomic window:
- a CDS encoding carbamoyltransferase family protein, with protein MRILGISAFYHDSAAAMIEDGRIVAAAQEERFTRKKHDAAFPANAIAYCLAAAECDMVDVDHVVFYDKPFLKFERLLETYLATSPRGFRSFRMAMPLWIKEKLFQKKLLRRQLGKLAGSKEWSGSLLFTEHHLAHAASAFFPSPFPSAAVLTMDGVGEWCTTSLGHGRDNDLQILKEIRFPHSLGLLYSAFTYYTGFKVNSGEYKVMGLAPYGRPQFAQKILDHLIDLKEDGSFRLDQRYFDYCAGLTMTSPAFHQLFGAGPRKPESPLTRREMDLAASIQAVTEEVVLKLARFCRQETGERHLCLAGGVALNCVANGKLLNKRIFDDIWIQPAAGDAGGAVGAALAAWHGYLGNTRILDGRDRMAGAYLGPAFEQREIEKRLTATGAVYTVLDDDVLIARTVDALVDDKAVGWMQGRMEFGPRALGGRSILGDPRSPTMQKTLNLKVKYRESFRPFAPSVRREDVAEWFDIDSDSPYMLLVADVLDRRKLPLGPGEAALFGIDRLNVPRSEIPAVTHVDYSARVQTVHHDTNPRYWELLSAFKERTGCPVLVNTSFNVRGEPIVCTPEDAFHCFMGTEIECLVVGNCFLRKEDQPSHLRRDYKEQFELD; from the coding sequence ATGCGTATTCTCGGTATCTCGGCATTTTACCACGACAGCGCGGCTGCGATGATCGAGGATGGGCGCATCGTTGCTGCCGCGCAGGAAGAGCGGTTCACTCGCAAGAAACACGACGCCGCGTTTCCGGCGAACGCCATCGCCTATTGCCTAGCTGCGGCCGAATGCGACATGGTCGACGTCGATCATGTCGTCTTCTACGACAAGCCGTTCCTGAAGTTCGAGCGGTTGCTGGAGACCTATCTTGCGACAAGTCCGCGCGGTTTCCGCTCCTTCAGGATGGCGATGCCGCTCTGGATCAAGGAAAAACTGTTTCAAAAGAAACTGTTGCGCAGGCAGTTGGGAAAGCTTGCCGGATCGAAGGAATGGTCCGGTTCGCTCCTGTTCACCGAGCATCATCTGGCGCATGCGGCAAGCGCGTTTTTTCCGTCGCCCTTCCCGAGCGCCGCGGTGTTGACGATGGACGGGGTCGGGGAATGGTGCACGACGTCGCTCGGCCATGGCCGCGACAACGACCTCCAGATACTCAAGGAGATTCGCTTCCCGCATTCCCTAGGGTTGCTTTATTCCGCGTTCACCTACTACACCGGATTCAAGGTCAATTCCGGAGAGTATAAAGTGATGGGCTTGGCTCCCTATGGCCGCCCGCAGTTCGCGCAGAAAATACTGGATCATCTGATCGACCTGAAGGAGGATGGCTCGTTCCGTCTCGATCAGCGCTACTTCGACTACTGCGCCGGTCTCACCATGACGTCCCCGGCCTTTCATCAACTGTTCGGCGCCGGGCCTCGAAAGCCGGAATCGCCCCTGACCCGGCGCGAGATGGATCTCGCCGCTTCGATACAGGCGGTCACCGAAGAGGTCGTTTTGAAACTTGCCCGTTTTTGCCGTCAGGAAACCGGCGAGCGTCACCTTTGTCTCGCCGGCGGCGTCGCCTTGAACTGCGTCGCGAACGGCAAGCTGCTCAACAAGCGGATTTTCGACGACATCTGGATCCAGCCAGCGGCCGGCGATGCAGGTGGCGCGGTGGGTGCGGCCCTGGCGGCTTGGCACGGCTATCTCGGAAACACCCGCATTCTCGACGGACGGGACCGCATGGCCGGCGCCTATCTCGGTCCAGCCTTCGAACAACGCGAGATCGAGAAGCGGCTGACGGCCACCGGCGCGGTTTACACCGTCCTGGACGACGACGTGTTGATCGCGCGCACCGTCGACGCGTTGGTAGACGACAAGGCGGTCGGATGGATGCAGGGGCGCATGGAGTTCGGTCCGCGGGCCCTGGGCGGAAGGTCGATCCTGGGTGATCCGCGCTCGCCGACGATGCAAAAGACGCTCAATCTCAAGGTCAAATACCGGGAAAGCTTCCGTCCCTTTGCTCCCTCGGTCCGGCGCGAGGACGTGGCGGAGTGGTTCGATATCGACAGCGACAGTCCTTACATGCTGCTCGTGGCCGATGTGCTCGACCGGCGGAAATTGCCCCTTGGTCCCGGCGAGGCTGCATTGTTCGGCATAGACCGCCTGAACGTCCCACGATCGGAGATCCCGGCGGTCACCCATGTCGATTATTCGGCCCGCGTGCAGACGGTGCATCACGATACCAATCCGCGTTATTGGGAGCTGCTGAGCGCGTTCAAGGAGCGAACCGGCTGTCCCGTACTGGTCAATACCAGCTTCAACGTCCGCGGTGAGCCGATCGTCTGCACCCCGGAGGATGCGTTCCACTGTTTCATGGGCACCGAGATCGAATGTCTTGTCGTCGGCAACTGCTTTCTGAGGAAAGAAGATCAGCCGTCACACCTGCGGCGGGACTACAAAGAGCAATTTGAGCTCGACTAA
- a CDS encoding DUF5989 family protein, with product MELVRELWAYMGIRKKFWLLPIFIILGVFGGLIVLTQGTAVAPFIYTLF from the coding sequence ATGGAACTGGTACGTGAACTCTGGGCCTATATGGGCATCCGCAAGAAGTTCTGGCTCCTGCCGATCTTCATAATACTTGGCGTCTTTGGCGGATTGATCGTGCTGACGCAGGGTACCGCGGTGGCGCCGTTCATCTATACCCTGTTCTGA
- a CDS encoding SGNH/GDSL hydrolase family protein, with protein MTKRHLGLLVCAVPGLYLLLSPIYALLHYQLFAAETPHFIRYVLIPGLLGAAIIAIGLLAKPRFSAVVGICASSVLLALFIFEAMHTVSVVSVRLEMLGQLSEAQAEMLRRNKNIVPGFTLRSLNRLSGTDELPEALLSGFPSTQVVLCTSKGGIVSYTADRYGFNNPDDVYDRQLDLMLLGDSFVEGFCLPPGEDLASSVRAGGATTASIGIRGNGPLVELAMLGRFGEVLRPRHVMMVFVEGNDWENLERELAVPWLREALSPDANYGLQSTAQATMREARSILAERKNTPVTSIDLLTRTSLLRNFVALQQTLARLGLVYPKIAGSKPEFRKILHRAKELATSWGGTFTLVYVPRMDRFIGPLSSDQPFDPLRRRVLDAAAAEGIPVIDLHATIRAQGEPLLLYAPDAHFSRAGAKIVANEILRSIAAKETDIPITAENK; from the coding sequence ATGACAAAGCGGCATCTTGGGCTTTTGGTCTGCGCAGTCCCTGGGCTGTACCTTTTATTAAGCCCCATTTACGCTCTGCTGCATTACCAATTGTTCGCAGCCGAAACCCCGCATTTCATCCGCTACGTGCTTATCCCAGGCCTGCTGGGCGCAGCCATCATTGCCATCGGCTTGCTTGCGAAGCCGCGCTTTTCCGCAGTTGTCGGCATCTGTGCCTCGAGCGTGTTGCTCGCCCTCTTCATCTTTGAGGCGATGCACACGGTTTCGGTCGTGTCAGTCCGGTTGGAAATGCTCGGCCAGCTCAGCGAGGCGCAGGCCGAAATGCTCAGGCGCAACAAGAACATTGTTCCTGGCTTCACACTTCGGAGCCTGAACCGGCTTTCCGGCACCGACGAGCTCCCCGAGGCGCTGCTGTCGGGTTTTCCGTCGACGCAAGTGGTGCTGTGCACGTCCAAGGGCGGCATCGTCAGCTACACGGCGGACCGGTACGGCTTCAATAATCCCGACGATGTGTATGACCGCCAACTGGATTTGATGCTCCTCGGAGACTCGTTCGTCGAAGGCTTCTGCCTGCCTCCGGGCGAGGACCTTGCATCGAGCGTGCGGGCGGGCGGCGCTACCACCGCGAGTATAGGCATTCGAGGAAATGGTCCCCTGGTCGAACTCGCAATGCTCGGTCGTTTCGGTGAAGTTTTGCGTCCCCGTCATGTGATGATGGTCTTCGTTGAAGGCAACGACTGGGAGAATCTGGAGCGCGAACTCGCAGTGCCCTGGCTTCGGGAGGCGCTTTCGCCGGATGCGAACTACGGTTTGCAGTCGACCGCGCAGGCAACCATGCGCGAGGCTCGGAGCATTTTGGCGGAGCGAAAAAATACGCCGGTGACGAGTATCGACCTGCTCACGAGAACATCCTTGTTGCGCAATTTCGTCGCCCTGCAGCAAACCCTCGCGAGACTGGGGTTGGTGTATCCGAAGATTGCTGGCAGCAAGCCGGAGTTCAGAAAGATCCTGCACCGCGCGAAAGAACTGGCCACGAGCTGGGGCGGCACGTTTACACTGGTCTACGTACCGAGGATGGACCGTTTTATCGGACCGCTCTCATCGGATCAGCCCTTTGACCCGCTGAGGAGGAGGGTTCTCGATGCTGCCGCGGCAGAGGGGATCCCCGTCATTGATCTTCATGCGACTATACGCGCTCAAGGCGAGCCTCTTCTTCTGTATGCGCCCGACGCTCATTTCAGTCGTGCCGGGGCCAAAATCGTTGCGAACGAAATCCTCCGCTCGATAGCGGCGAAGGAGACTGACATTCCGATAACCGCAGAGAACAAATGA
- a CDS encoding response regulator transcription factor produces the protein MDADNHQDPGSSMSPRIVIVDDHLIVLDALCLLIAAESDWQVIAKCSTAAEAIDVVSSEPVDVVVLDLRMPEMTGLDLVRRLHGDRPELACVILTADISDEELAEAMRNGVRGVVLKEQAPSALIECIQAVMGGRTYLVDQSLSAAIDRIRERDVERRSVMQKLTPRELEISGLAAEGLRSREIAARLGITPGTVKLHLHSVYSKLNITTRVELANISQRLQLGSN, from the coding sequence ATGGACGCGGATAACCATCAAGATCCCGGCTCATCCATGAGCCCGCGTATCGTGATCGTCGATGATCACCTGATAGTCCTGGATGCGCTATGCCTTTTGATTGCGGCTGAGTCCGATTGGCAGGTGATTGCTAAATGCAGTACTGCCGCCGAGGCGATCGATGTTGTTTCGAGCGAGCCCGTCGATGTCGTCGTCCTCGATCTGCGGATGCCGGAAATGACCGGACTGGACCTCGTTCGTCGCCTCCACGGCGATCGGCCGGAGCTGGCTTGCGTCATTCTCACCGCTGATATTAGCGATGAAGAACTTGCCGAGGCGATGCGCAATGGTGTGCGCGGCGTTGTCCTCAAGGAACAGGCGCCGAGCGCCCTTATCGAATGCATTCAGGCGGTAATGGGAGGCCGCACCTATTTGGTGGATCAAAGTTTGAGTGCCGCGATTGATCGTATCCGCGAACGCGATGTCGAACGTCGCTCGGTCATGCAGAAGTTGACGCCGCGCGAGCTTGAGATCTCCGGCCTCGCAGCCGAAGGTTTACGCAGTCGGGAAATAGCCGCGCGGCTCGGAATAACCCCCGGCACCGTCAAGCTCCACCTTCACAGTGTCTACAGCAAGCTCAACATCACGACTCGCGTGGAGCTCGCGAATATTTCCCAGCGGCTACAGCTTGGTTCGAATTGA
- a CDS encoding sensor histidine kinase — protein MKSWASAISTVQGENALAKGTNRQTWINTFRARSDGVIAIARIVLAIGSLWITWLDAAVRPPRSDLAFWLLIAYLVYAIAAALFVWKAQVHLVRGTFVRHMIDVATLIALAFLTGRVSGPVFMLMPFVQLTATLHWLWRGALWTGSIGIAVLAYLALSNTGWPFNSDVDAAVALSFILSLLTATILLTWLGTHQEAVRSHLLRLVERTPSAPEGRDWPAEAALDYAAQMMRVYRALLIWSDGDEPWTNLAIWKNGAYEVRHLSPAAYLPWTPEVLQHASLLIIDAKRSRALIHRGEGRFDRWRGDKLPISPALVADFSIASAISVQFHANDVEARLFLLDPPAPTLDDVAMAEIVADRLKTLFEQSILLRRLSDAAALEERIKIGRDIHDGVLQTLAGTALQLQALRSSKAAPDEIDRRLMAIQATLFEEQRDLRALIRALEPGSDHRHAGDSQLALRLEALAERLRQQWSIDFRFVLDPEDLWLPAGIIDELARMIAEATANAARHGQARTVEARLRLDGATVILTVDDDGTGFGFDRRLEHSELESSKVGPRSLRERVSTWGGELSIDKVEQWTRITIKIPAHP, from the coding sequence GTGAAGTCCTGGGCGTCCGCAATTTCCACGGTGCAGGGCGAAAATGCGTTGGCCAAGGGGACCAATCGACAGACTTGGATCAACACATTTCGGGCTCGCTCGGACGGCGTGATCGCCATCGCTCGCATCGTTCTGGCGATTGGCAGCCTCTGGATTACCTGGCTTGATGCCGCCGTTCGGCCCCCTCGTTCGGACCTCGCCTTTTGGCTGCTCATCGCTTATCTGGTCTACGCCATCGCCGCGGCCCTTTTCGTTTGGAAAGCGCAGGTTCATCTGGTCCGCGGCACATTCGTTCGGCATATGATCGACGTCGCCACTTTGATTGCCTTAGCGTTTCTTACAGGTCGTGTGTCTGGCCCAGTCTTCATGCTCATGCCATTTGTCCAGCTGACAGCGACGCTGCACTGGCTCTGGCGCGGTGCCCTGTGGACCGGTTCCATTGGGATTGCGGTCCTGGCATACTTGGCGCTTTCGAATACCGGCTGGCCGTTTAATTCGGACGTGGACGCGGCGGTCGCCCTGTCGTTCATTCTCTCCTTGCTGACGGCGACGATTCTTCTCACATGGCTGGGGACTCACCAGGAGGCGGTGCGCTCCCATTTGTTGCGATTGGTCGAGCGGACGCCTTCGGCGCCCGAGGGGCGCGATTGGCCGGCCGAAGCGGCGTTGGATTATGCAGCGCAGATGATGCGCGTGTACCGAGCGCTGCTGATCTGGAGTGACGGTGACGAACCTTGGACCAACCTCGCTATATGGAAGAACGGCGCATATGAGGTCAGGCATTTGTCGCCGGCCGCATATCTGCCGTGGACACCGGAAGTGCTGCAGCATGCCAGTCTTCTGATCATCGACGCAAAGCGCTCCCGAGCCCTCATTCATCGCGGCGAGGGACGCTTCGACCGATGGCGCGGAGACAAGTTGCCAATTTCTCCGGCGCTTGTCGCCGATTTCTCGATCGCGTCGGCAATCTCGGTGCAGTTCCACGCGAACGATGTCGAGGCGCGCCTGTTCCTTCTCGATCCGCCGGCCCCGACACTGGATGACGTCGCCATGGCGGAGATTGTCGCCGACCGATTGAAGACACTCTTCGAGCAATCGATCTTGCTGCGCCGTCTCAGCGATGCAGCCGCCCTTGAGGAGCGCATCAAAATTGGGCGGGATATACACGATGGCGTGCTGCAAACGCTGGCAGGAACGGCCCTGCAACTACAAGCCTTGCGCTCGTCAAAGGCCGCGCCTGACGAGATCGACAGACGTCTGATGGCTATCCAAGCCACGCTTTTCGAGGAACAAAGAGACCTCCGCGCCCTCATTCGCGCGCTTGAACCGGGATCCGACCATCGCCACGCCGGCGACTCTCAACTGGCGCTGCGATTGGAAGCCCTGGCCGAGCGTTTGCGGCAGCAATGGTCGATCGACTTTCGCTTCGTTCTGGATCCAGAAGATCTTTGGTTGCCGGCGGGGATCATCGACGAGCTGGCGCGGATGATCGCGGAGGCAACCGCCAACGCCGCACGTCATGGGCAAGCGCGAACGGTCGAGGCCCGGCTCCGGCTCGACGGCGCCACGGTGATCCTGACCGTGGACGACGACGGAACGGGCTTCGGCTTTGACCGGCGGCTCGAGCATTCCGAGCTGGAGAGCAGCAAGGTGGGTCCGCGAAGTCTGCGTGAACGCGTGTCCACGTGGGGCGGGGAGCTCTCGATCGACAAGGTGGAGCAATGGACGCGGATAACCATCAAGATCCCGGCTCATCCATGA
- a CDS encoding methionyl-tRNA formyltransferase, whose amino-acid sequence MRIVFVGAVESSKIALEALVKTGRAPALVITLPPELAGRHSDYADVAVVGRTAGCAVCYTTDINHPVVLEAMASVEPDLTFVIGWSQVCRQPFRDVARLGTIGFHPAALPHLRGRAVIPWTIIRDEHETGSTLFWLDEGIDSGPILLQRLFTVADDETAGSLYAKHTTNLSEMVAEAATLVETDNPPRIEQDHGQASYCAKRTAEDGLIDWNASAGSVLRLIRAVGAPYPGAFSIYAGERIRIDAAVQFENSGRFIGLVGQVQCHSKRGFVVLCGDGECIDVLAWASPTGRRPPVHGKFDRHAP is encoded by the coding sequence ATGCGTATCGTTTTCGTCGGCGCCGTTGAGAGCTCCAAAATCGCTCTGGAAGCTCTCGTAAAGACGGGGCGCGCTCCTGCACTGGTTATTACCCTGCCACCCGAGTTGGCCGGACGCCACTCCGACTATGCCGATGTAGCAGTCGTGGGGCGCACCGCCGGATGTGCCGTTTGCTACACAACAGACATCAATCACCCTGTCGTGCTGGAGGCGATGGCGTCGGTTGAGCCAGACCTGACGTTTGTCATTGGCTGGTCGCAAGTCTGCCGGCAGCCATTTCGAGATGTCGCACGCCTGGGCACGATCGGCTTCCACCCGGCCGCCTTGCCGCATTTGCGTGGTCGTGCGGTCATTCCCTGGACGATAATACGCGACGAACATGAGACCGGATCAACATTGTTTTGGTTGGATGAGGGTATCGACTCCGGCCCCATCCTGCTTCAGCGGCTGTTCACCGTCGCGGACGACGAAACCGCTGGGAGCCTCTATGCAAAGCACACAACGAATCTGAGCGAGATGGTGGCTGAGGCGGCTACGCTCGTTGAGACGGATAACCCGCCACGGATAGAGCAGGATCATGGCCAGGCGAGCTATTGTGCGAAGCGAACCGCCGAAGACGGCCTGATCGACTGGAATGCTTCTGCCGGCTCGGTGCTCCGGCTGATCCGTGCAGTCGGCGCCCCTTACCCCGGCGCATTTTCCATTTATGCCGGCGAGAGGATCCGTATCGACGCAGCCGTGCAGTTCGAAAATTCGGGCCGCTTTATCGGGTTGGTGGGCCAGGTTCAATGCCATTCGAAACGCGGCTTCGTCGTTCTATGTGGCGACGGTGAGTGTATCGATGTGCTCGCCTGGGCCTCGCCCACTGGCCGGCGTCCGCCGGTACACGGCAAGTTCGATCGACATGCGCCTTAG
- a CDS encoding polysaccharide biosynthesis tyrosine autokinase produces MTTFVSDGSLSARDHYRESVELAVQREGNSVGLLDAWALIRRRMRLLASVIVGCTLLSAIASFTLPKTYTAISEVVLERKDVRPFATDASLTSLDRDRSAAETEMDVLQSRQFAGRVVDRLNLTDNPDFNPYARGATQPLSIGGEALRHFQRIFGIDRSPKSVRTLPDLKAQRDRAISSLLPQFNVSRTGESLAVKIDVSNPDPKLAQKIANTIANLYVESSLEFKQDERIADKQRALNTGGAVGFLRQSMTQPLLVTLRTEEARLLQSRAEISAKFGKNHPQMIDADSQLAGVRRMIEDEVRRILLDLEAEALKPSARIVSAAELPNSPSFPQASIIVPAAFAGSTLLAFLLALLFEATDTRIRSGQRTAQLLRIPNLGYVPKIPKKYMSHGARRSSCIPDWSNVTSAEAERSIYMASRFSEAKQLHRVVMVTSCRHNIANASTAWGIATAAAADGRPTAFVNLDFHQHSVPCLKSMGRSPELVERYLNNEATLFDVVQTIPALPGLGFIDATRAMTEPFRLVDSDKLCELIVGLKQSGYDFIVLHAPPVLTSGDATWLAPFVDGVILMVSWGETTEDQLLAGVSQLRMNHAPLIGTAINQVNPEVHKRHRYGGYVITSKRVPAGGWIRSHSRGNGAIADRLTKETNTAPVLSARAAPTSSSNVV; encoded by the coding sequence ATGACGACATTCGTTTCTGATGGCAGCCTATCTGCTCGCGATCACTACCGAGAAAGCGTCGAACTTGCGGTCCAGCGCGAGGGGAATTCGGTAGGTCTGCTGGATGCCTGGGCCTTGATCAGACGGCGCATGCGGCTCCTTGCGTCAGTGATTGTCGGGTGCACCTTGCTCTCTGCGATAGCATCGTTCACGCTGCCGAAAACGTACACCGCCATTTCTGAAGTCGTGCTCGAGCGGAAAGATGTTCGACCATTTGCCACTGATGCTTCTTTGACGTCCCTTGACCGCGATCGCTCTGCGGCAGAAACCGAAATGGATGTCTTACAGTCCAGACAGTTTGCTGGCCGCGTGGTGGACAGATTGAATCTCACCGACAACCCGGACTTCAACCCGTATGCTCGCGGGGCCACACAACCGCTATCCATCGGTGGCGAAGCTCTTAGACACTTCCAAAGAATATTCGGAATCGATCGGTCGCCTAAGTCTGTCAGGACGCTGCCGGATCTGAAAGCTCAACGGGACCGAGCAATTTCGTCACTACTGCCCCAGTTCAATGTTAGCCGGACAGGGGAGAGCCTGGCGGTAAAAATTGACGTATCAAATCCGGATCCCAAGCTTGCTCAGAAGATAGCGAATACGATTGCCAACCTGTACGTTGAATCCTCGCTCGAGTTCAAACAGGACGAGCGGATCGCCGACAAGCAACGGGCGCTTAATACGGGCGGCGCTGTAGGGTTCCTTCGGCAAAGCATGACGCAACCGCTTTTGGTCACATTGCGGACCGAAGAGGCCCGATTGCTGCAGAGTAGAGCCGAGATCTCAGCGAAGTTCGGTAAGAACCACCCGCAGATGATTGATGCAGATTCGCAACTGGCTGGCGTGCGCAGGATGATCGAAGATGAGGTTCGTCGTATTTTGCTGGACCTTGAGGCGGAAGCTCTAAAGCCAAGCGCTCGAATTGTATCGGCGGCGGAACTTCCGAATTCACCGTCGTTTCCTCAAGCAAGTATTATTGTTCCGGCGGCATTCGCCGGTTCGACTTTGTTGGCCTTTTTGCTCGCGCTCCTGTTTGAAGCAACTGATACGCGAATCCGCAGCGGACAACGCACCGCGCAACTGCTGCGAATACCCAACTTAGGCTACGTGCCCAAGATTCCGAAGAAGTATATGTCGCACGGCGCTAGGCGTTCGTCATGCATACCAGACTGGAGTAATGTGACATCTGCAGAAGCAGAGCGGTCGATCTATATGGCTTCCCGCTTCTCAGAGGCGAAACAACTGCATCGTGTTGTGATGGTCACGTCTTGTCGTCACAACATTGCGAACGCCTCAACAGCTTGGGGGATTGCAACCGCAGCAGCAGCCGACGGCCGCCCCACCGCTTTCGTGAACCTGGATTTCCATCAACACAGCGTTCCATGTTTGAAAAGTATGGGGCGTTCGCCCGAACTCGTCGAGCGCTATCTCAACAATGAAGCAACGCTATTTGATGTTGTGCAGACGATTCCTGCCTTGCCTGGGTTGGGCTTCATTGACGCGACGCGCGCAATGACGGAGCCGTTCAGATTAGTAGACTCTGACAAGCTATGTGAACTGATCGTAGGGCTCAAGCAGAGCGGGTATGATTTCATTGTGCTTCACGCTCCACCCGTCCTTACCTCGGGGGATGCAACTTGGCTCGCGCCCTTTGTTGACGGGGTCATCCTCATGGTTTCTTGGGGCGAAACAACCGAGGACCAATTGTTGGCAGGTGTTTCGCAGCTCCGGATGAACCATGCGCCCCTGATCGGCACTGCAATTAACCAAGTTAATCCTGAAGTTCATAAACGCCACCGCTACGGGGGGTATGTGATAACCTCAAAACGCGTCCCGGCCGGTGGCTGGATCAGGAGCCATTCCCGCGGCAATGGTGCGATCGCCGACCGCCTGACCAAAGAAACGAACACCGCGCCCGTGCTTTCGGCGAGAGCGGCACCCACTTCTTCGTCGAACGTCGTGTAG
- a CDS encoding glycosyltransferase family 4 protein: protein MSNGEQRIVCFPFIGDFIGGSHLSALGLIRNLPKSVFAPLVVLHDTEGPVAELFRREGIDFEPAPVLNRLERAGGRNGAAALNVARTLPALVRYLRARNVAIVHTNDGRAHLMWGLAARLAGSKHLWHHRGDATSFGLRRIAPWLPNRLVAVSKFASPRPGFFSAAAKCSVVHSPFDVMKAIEVERGDSRRNIIATIGCSPETRLVGYVGTLVDRKRPILFVEVLAALKRLEPNVEFAGLFLGNALNGLDDAARSRAQALGVGDRIHFMGFRYPSEPWIAGLDALLVTAVNEPLGRTLVEAMLLGTPVIAADSGGNPEVVEDGETGMLVRPDDPAEFARACLKLFGDSSYLTHIVETARSEARARFSIERHVHAITAVYEDLLRTGDTTAPRVVSDAQRSL, encoded by the coding sequence ATGAGCAACGGGGAGCAGCGGATCGTGTGCTTTCCTTTCATAGGGGATTTTATCGGTGGAAGCCATCTGTCTGCCCTCGGACTGATACGAAATCTTCCCAAGTCGGTTTTCGCGCCCTTGGTTGTCCTTCATGACACCGAGGGACCGGTAGCAGAGCTGTTTCGCCGAGAAGGTATCGACTTTGAACCAGCGCCCGTCTTAAACCGCCTAGAGCGGGCCGGTGGGCGCAACGGCGCGGCAGCGCTCAATGTCGCCCGAACTCTTCCGGCGCTTGTCAGATATTTGCGAGCCAGGAACGTCGCAATCGTGCACACCAACGACGGTCGCGCACATCTCATGTGGGGTCTGGCAGCGCGACTGGCGGGATCGAAGCACCTCTGGCACCACCGTGGCGACGCGACTTCTTTCGGGTTGCGGCGCATCGCGCCCTGGCTTCCGAACCGTCTCGTGGCCGTTTCGAAATTTGCGTCGCCGCGCCCTGGGTTTTTTTCCGCTGCGGCCAAGTGCAGTGTCGTTCATAGTCCATTCGACGTCATGAAAGCGATAGAGGTCGAGCGTGGTGATAGCCGAAGAAACATCATAGCCACGATCGGATGCTCGCCGGAAACAAGGCTCGTCGGATATGTAGGAACCTTGGTTGATCGCAAGCGGCCAATTCTTTTCGTCGAGGTACTTGCGGCCCTCAAGCGGCTGGAGCCGAATGTCGAATTTGCGGGGCTGTTCCTGGGTAACGCTCTGAACGGGCTTGACGACGCCGCAAGATCGCGCGCTCAAGCTCTCGGAGTCGGCGACCGCATTCATTTCATGGGTTTCCGCTATCCGAGCGAACCTTGGATCGCGGGGCTGGACGCCCTTCTGGTAACCGCGGTGAATGAACCGCTCGGAAGGACGCTTGTTGAAGCAATGCTGCTCGGAACGCCGGTCATCGCCGCAGACTCAGGTGGCAATCCCGAAGTTGTAGAGGACGGCGAAACGGGCATGCTCGTGCGCCCGGACGACCCGGCTGAATTCGCAAGAGCTTGCTTAAAACTGTTCGGCGATTCCAGCTATCTTACGCACATCGTGGAAACGGCTCGTAGCGAAGCACGCGCCCGCTTCAGCATCGAGCGCCACGTGCACGCAATCACGGCGGTCTACGAAGATCTACTACGCACTGGCGATACGACAGCGCCGCGCGTCGTATCAGACGCGCAGAGATCGCTGTAG
- a CDS encoding sulfotransferase family protein, with amino-acid sequence MMTSQPARIAYIAGYGRSGTTILDIALGQHDAVLGAGEITSLTRHVWRHNEYCACGNPIRDCSFWSTVCQEWFANSDSRLMSEYCALQAKFEGLSVLAKVFSGLGLGKQFAPYALHTERLMNTMLSCSGKQVIVDSSKLPGRAMALAQIPGIDMRVIHMVRDGRGVAWSLLKPYARDANSGLQKEIRPKSVFRTALRWSIVNLAVEYLSRKLGPDKVLRVRYEDFVSDPVATMQQIGVFLELDLHQIGSSLQNGDSVGPGHQVAGNRLRMAGSVALTRDESWRARMPAGQQISFERLCGWMLRRYGYL; translated from the coding sequence ATGATGACCTCGCAACCCGCTCGTATTGCTTACATCGCAGGTTATGGACGCAGCGGGACCACCATACTCGACATTGCGTTGGGCCAGCACGATGCCGTGTTAGGGGCGGGTGAGATAACGTCGCTCACACGGCATGTTTGGCGTCACAACGAATATTGTGCATGCGGCAATCCTATTCGGGACTGCAGCTTCTGGAGCACCGTTTGCCAAGAATGGTTTGCGAATTCGGACTCGAGACTTATGTCAGAGTATTGCGCCCTTCAAGCAAAATTCGAGGGCCTGTCGGTACTTGCAAAAGTGTTCTCCGGGCTGGGCCTGGGAAAGCAATTTGCACCGTATGCCCTTCACACAGAGCGTCTGATGAACACGATGCTGTCCTGTTCCGGTAAACAAGTAATCGTCGATTCTTCGAAATTGCCGGGAAGGGCGATGGCGCTTGCTCAAATACCGGGAATAGACATGCGTGTCATCCACATGGTGCGTGACGGGCGCGGAGTAGCCTGGTCATTGCTGAAACCCTATGCGCGTGACGCGAACTCGGGACTGCAAAAGGAGATCCGGCCAAAATCGGTGTTTAGAACGGCGTTGCGGTGGAGCATAGTCAATCTCGCGGTCGAGTACCTCTCGCGAAAACTGGGCCCTGATAAAGTACTGCGTGTGAGGTATGAGGATTTCGTGTCAGACCCCGTCGCTACCATGCAGCAAATCGGGGTGTTTCTCGAGCTTGACCTCCACCAAATCGGCTCTTCTCTGCAGAATGGCGATTCTGTCGGTCCCGGGCACCAAGTCGCAGGGAACCGGCTGCGGATGGCGGGATCTGTCGCACTCACGAGAGACGAGTCGTGGCGGGCCCGGATGCCGGCCGGTCAGCAGATCTCCTTCGAGCGGTTGTGCGGCTGGATGCTCAGACGCTACGGCTATCTTTAA